A region of Coccinella septempunctata chromosome 5, icCocSept1.1, whole genome shotgun sequence DNA encodes the following proteins:
- the LOC123313044 gene encoding mitochondrial enolase superfamily member 1-like, protein MSTTAEKLKIVGVDVQDIRFPTSLYAHGSDAMHTDPDYSAVYVTIKLRNGMEGNGMTFTLGRGNEIVVAAVESLKDIVLGQVVTDIYKDFGNFWRALTSDSQLRWVGPEKGVIHLATAAIVNGLWDLWAKLLKKPLWRLLVDLEPEQLVSCIDFRYLSNVLTKNEAIEILRRGREGMESRIEELEANGYPAYTTQAGWIGFNDQQINDAAAKYLALGFTAFKVKVGRNLYEDVKRLEKIRALIGWDKTLMVDANQIWEVQEAIDWMTQLAVYKPLWIEEPTSPDDVLGHATIASALKPLGIAVATGEMCCNRVLFKQFLQTGAMEYCQIDSARIGGVNEILSVYLMARKMKVKVCPHAGGVGLCEMVQHLQMWDYVALSGTKEGRMIEYVDEHHEHFENPLVMRDACYIPPKAPGYSSTLKQESVLKYSYPNGSEWLEMFQKGLFPRAKK, encoded by the exons ATGAGTACTACAgccgaaaaattgaaaattgtgggTGTTGATGTGCAAGACATTAGGTTTCCCACCTCATTATATGCCCATGGATCTGATGCTATG CACACAGATCCTGATTATTCAGCAGTCTACGTCACCATTAAACTCAGAAATGGTATGGAGGGAAACGGTATGACCTTCACTTTGGGCCGTGGGAATGAGATTGTGGTAGCAGCAGTAGAATCCTTGAAAGACATCGTGTTAGGTCAAGTGGTAACTGATATCTACAAAGACTTCGGCAACTTTTGGAGAGCGCTTACTAGCGATAGTCAACTGAGATGG GTTGGTCCGGAAAAAGGAGTCATCCATCTGGCTACAGCAGCCATTGTGAATGGGCTATGGGATCTTTGGGCTAAGCTGCTGAAAAAACCACTCTGGAGACTATTGGTAGATTTGGAACCTGAGCAGTTGGTGTCTTGTATAGATTTTAGGTACTTGTCTAATGTTTTGACCAAAAACGAAGCCATAGAAATACTGAGGAGGGGTAGGGAAGGTATGGAATCCAGGATAGAGGAGTTGGAAGCAAACGGATATCCAGCCTATACCACACAGGCAG GTTGGATAGGATTCAACGACCAGCAAATCAACGACGCAGCTGCCAAATACTTAGCTCTGGGATTTACAGCATTCAAGGTAAAAGTGGGGAGAAATCTGTATGAAGACGTGAAACGCCTAGAGAAAATAAGGGCGCTCATCGGCTGGGATAAAACTCTG ATGGTAGACGCCAATCAAATATGGGAAGTTCAAGAAGCCATCGACTGGATGACTCAACTTGCCGTCTATAAGCCTCTTTGGATTGAAGAACCGACCTCCCCAGATGATGTATTGGGCCACGCAACCATTGCTTCGGCCTTGAAACCTCTAGGCATAGCTGTAGCTACTGGGGAGATGTGCTGCAACCGAGTTCTGTTCAAGCAATTCTTGCAAACTGGTGCAATGGAATACTGTCAGATCGATTCAGCGAGGATAGGAGGGGTGAACGAAATTCTTTCAGTTTACCTCATGGCCCGAAAGATGAAAG TTAAAGTTTGTCCTCATGCTGGAGGAGTAGGTCTATGTGAAATGGTTCAGCATCTACAGATGTGGGATTATGTAGCACTTTCAGGTACTAAGGAAGGAAGGATGATAGAGTATGTAGATGAACATCACGAACATTTTGAAAACCCCCTGGTCATGAGAGACGCCTGTTATATTCCACCTAAA GCTCCAGGTTACAGCTCTACTT